CAACTACGCAAGCAGCATGCTAGGCATTAAGGACACCATGTCGTTTCCCCAGTTCATCCTCACAACAGCTCTTTGAGACAGGTCATATTATTGCCAGtttcatcaaaaacagaaagagaaccgTACCAAAGTAACCTGTCCTGAATTACACAGCTTATCACACATTAGACAATTCTGGAGTTGACAGATACCCGACAGGCAAACACAAGACAGTACTGTGCTGTGCTGTGGTCTGTAGCAATTTACCAGGTTCCTCTGGTCAGTTACTCATGTAACACAGTACTGACAGCCAGGACCCTGGAGGAATTAACCTTTAAATAAGAGCGTAAATATGTTTCCCAAAGATGTTGCAAATGGAACCAACGAACCTCTGAAAACTACTAATACTTAAGGGGAGGAGGAGTAAGGTGAGTGATGAGCGCACCAAAAGCAAGCTGCAAAGAAAATCTTCAAAAAGTGCTGATTCACTACATTTGAAGTACTGTATATTTTGTTACCTAACTAAAAACCAACTCTGTGATTACATTACCCCTGACTTACCCGTTGCTTCCTCGTCAAAGCAAGCGAAGGCATTTCTGATGACATCTTCCGGGTCTGTGCCATTCAACTTCTCTCCAAACATGGTGAGGAACATGGTGAAGTTGATGGGGCCCGGGGCCTCATTCATCATGGCATCCAGGTATTCATCAGTTGGATTTTTTCCTAAACAAAAGGAGCCCATATTCGTAATCACATTAGGAAATATACCAACTATTAATCCCGGTAAACATTCTGGCAGGAAATGAAACCGCTGTATTGTTTGCTATCTGGGTTCATGACAGCAAAACTATGGGAAAGTTTGGAGACATATAGTTAAGTATATAATATTCCAGTGAGATGCTAGAAGGATTAGTACTGCCTTTAATCAAGAtctttcactttctctttttaaggatttattttcattgtgtatgtatgtatgtatgtatgtatatacgtgCTGGTATGTGCAAATccgtgcaggtgcccacagaatccAAAGGAGTAGGACTCCCCCTgcagatggagttacaggtggttgtgagttactgaatgtaggtgctgggaaccaaactcaagtcctctgcaagagcagtatgcagtCTTAAGTCTcggccatctctttagccctcaCTTTCTCAAACACCCACCCACAAACACGCATGAACACACAGTCCTTCAGCCCAACCCTGAGGTAGGTACAGGTGTCTGCCCAGTgggaaacactgtttcaaaattAATCACTTAGATGGCTTCATAGAGCTTTAAGAATCATGAAAAACGTGAAGGAAATTCTACCCAATACATCGACATTGTAAGTGGACATTACCCATTGAAGCAAGCATGTCGTGCAAGTCTTCCTTGTCGATGAAGCCATCCCGGTTCTGGTCGATCATGTTGAAGGCCTCTTTGAACTCTTGGATCTGGGACTGGTCAAACATGGCAAACACATTGGATGTTGCGCGCTGAGGGCGCTTCTTGGTGGTCTTGGTCTTTGCCCTTTTGCTCGACATGGTGATGGTTAAATCCTAATTAAGAAAGAATTCAAGGGAAATAAAATCAGTATCTGAGATTACTAAGTATGAATCATAACAGTGATTAACAAAGATAAGTGGAATCATCTTTATATCAGTCAGTGGTAAACATAACCAGGTAAAAACTTCTAGCTATTCAGGACTATCACCCCAACAATCAAACTAAAAGGGAAAAACTAGTCTTGAGTTTTGAGTTCACTTACTCTTAAAGTTGaaagatttttataaaaagacCATCACTTATTTCCAATTCCAACCAACATCATGTCAAAGCTCACAGCACATCAAGACTGCATATCCCTAGTGCTACCATGGGACctagcaacaaaagaaaaataaaaaccaaggagAGGTGGATGtatctatgagtgtgtgtgtggggggggggggggggggggggaagggaccTTAGATACACGGGAAACAGTAACAGTTCTTATACATTAGCACTACAGGGTTGCTAGGAGGTACTAATTCATGTTCAAAAGCCTAGCCTTTTGCAGCTCACCCCTAAAATAGTAGTTCTAGTCCATCAGAGAAAGAATGACCAATGGACAGGCCTCCCTCCCAATCTCTACTGACAAATGCTGTTCTTCCATTCAGAAAACATTACAGATTGCACTCTCATTTCTGGATTCAATGTAGTTCAAGAACATTTTGCTGAAAGGCTAACATAAAAGCATAGAAACTGAAGTTAATTCACCAGGAGTTAAGTCTTACAGACTGTACTTTATACAGACCTGTTCTGCACTCAACACTGGATATAACTAAGACTTCTCTTTTGAAATCAGAACACAAGTTGTAAAGCAATTTCATTTAAAGAACACCTTAAAATCACAGATACTATCTTTGCTCTCTGGTAAATTTATCCCTGTAAAACTTAAAAGAACATCTAATACAtaagatgaaaatatatttttcctgTGAACATGCAACTTTGAAACAATATAAAATGTTTGAAGTGGAAAACCCCATAGGTATCAGATAATAAAATTCTAGCGTACCATTCTTCAGAGGTGAGTTGGAGATGACAGCCTGCAAAGTCCTGATCAGCAAGACTAAGTCACTGTTGAGTTATAGTCCCCCGGCAGGGCTAAAACAGGCACTACTGACTCCACTCTGACCAAGATAACAATTTTAAAGCTTACGTTCTGAAAACAACATTTAGCCATGATGCGCAAAGCACCATGCCCTTGCTCTAAAAATAAGCCTGTGGACTGCAAAGAATGAACCGCTACCTAGATTCCAGCACCCAAAGTGACCCTTAGAATGTTTCctatgagtgaaaaaaaaaaaaaaaaagaagcagctaTTTCTGACATTCTTGATTACACCACATCAACAGAGTACAAACAATTATGGAAACAATCAGAAAAGCTCTGCTCACATTACTTTATATGTCAATCTGGTTTTAGATTTTAGTAGGAAATTCTTAAAAAGCTGGTCAGTCACAAACCCAGTTCATCTACTACAGCACATTAGGCAGTACAGCAAAATGCCTTTAGAAAGACATTATATATTCTCAATTTTCCTACTTCTATTTATCCTTTAGGAGACTGTCTTTTATAACCCATTGAAAGCGTTCATGAATGCACATTTTCACTCTGATATAGTTGGGAGGCTGTATATCTCATTTACTACACAGTTGTATTCTTCCCTCCTGCTCTAAATGGTTAATGACAAGGTGTTATAGAGACTATTATTACTGCCTCTTAAAATGCACTCAAGTACTTCAGTGAGAGTTGAGACCACTGAGTGACACATACTTACTAGTTCATATCTCTTCAATATTTTAAGCATAACATGCCTTTGCAAGTCAAAAATCATCTTCAAAAATAGCCTGTTTTGTATGACAGCATTGTTTCCCTTCCCCCAATGACACAGGAATGTCAGTTATTTTAAGAACAGAAGAACTGATGAGAATCACAGGTCAAATGGGTGACAAAGGTGAATTTTTAATCTACAAAAATCTCATGTAAAACTAAATTTGATGGGGGTACTCTTAAAATTCCTTTATAAAAATGCTTAACATGTTAAAAGTAACatgtaatttttaagaatatatttcctaatatttaaaccatgaatttaaaaattaataaatgcacTCTTTTTGTCTCTGGCCACCACAGGGAAAGGAGCGCTGCCACGTCTGCCATCTACAATGGATGGTGGTTCGGAACTGCTCCAGTTTCCTGATTAAGAGGAATAAGCAGACGTACAGCACCAAGCCCAATAACCTGAAGGTCGGTTACAACAGGCTGATTCCCAACAATACTGTGGGAGTGCAGCCCGCCGTGGAAGGCAAAGGGGTCATGAAACGCAGATGGGTCAGAGAAAACCAGCCACTTCTTAGTTAAGGATCACCATCAACAGTCTCAGGCACATGATCCGAAAGAACAAGTATGGACCTGATCTGTACATGGTGGCCATCTGCAGGACCAGTGCCATCCTGTGAAGCCAGAAGCCTGTGGTGGTGAAGAGGAAACGGACCATCCCAGACCATCCCACCAAGAGTTCCGGAGCCCCACACCCCAGAAACAATAGAGTCCACTGACTTtttcaaccacacacacacacacaacaaaaattaGTAAATGCATTACAAAACaggagaaaagatttttttttcttggtgttttatTTAGCATTAACAATAACTTCACCCAGAACTTTAGCCCATCCCATGCTTAATTCAAATGACTGTATTAGGACCAGCTAATTATATTAACGTACATCAAATGTTACTAGCATTGAACACTAGTCAAAAGTTAAAATGTAAAGCACATATCTGACCTATCTTAAAGAAGTTAAAATATAGTTGGAAAGGCAACTAACTATAAAGAAATGCATTGATTAGTTCAACTTACGAAATGAGCTACATACTTCCCATTCCAGAGGTATGACGCTCAAGTTAAAACAATGCACAAAAATGACATAATgaagctgggaatggtggtgaatgcctttaatcccaacaacaggaggcagagacagatggatctctgtgagtttcaggacagccaaagatacatagtgagaccctgtctccaaaaaaagaagaaagaaagaaagaaaaacgacTCATCAGGTGGCATACAATTATCAAACCCTGAGAGTTCAGAATTGTTCACTTATTTCTACAAGATGGGAGAGGAGACTAAATAACCCAATGCATTATCACTTGGAAATTCTAAACTATCTTTACAACCAAGAGTCAGATGTTCATCTTAATTCAAAGAGTTAATTCTGTCCAAATCTGATAACGTAATGTTGAGTAAGTTACTCCCCGGCCCTCAACTTTTTCAAGCAGATGAGATGGATTCAAGAGTTTATCTCCCAACACAGAAACTTGGAGCTTCACAGCTGTGGGATGGTCAGCTACACATCTATACAAAACAACAGAAGTTGTTTATCTCTTCATACCAAACTACAAACATGGCTGGAATAAACTTAGGTAAAGGGATCACAAGGATGCTGTGATATCAAAGAGATCATGTTTGACAGTGGTAGATTTCTCTTTGCTGTGGTTTTAAGACACCATTCAACTATCTCAAAAAAGTGAAGCTGTAAAGCATAATTCTCATGTTAGTTTAAAAAGTTAGAGCAAAGTGaaattgcaaatattttataatcgttgtaactatttttttattaagggTGCATGGGAGGATCACCTGAGATCACTTTGGAAGCCCTTGTGAAAGATCTTTGAGGTGAAACTTGGAAAGCAGGAAGATTTGCAGACTGGCCTTCTGGCAAACACATGAGGGTTTCAAAGCatcaggaagagaaggaaggacagtCAAAGGTGGTCAGGATGCTCTCTGTTTAGGGATGTAAGAGCATAACCTTGTTTTAAGCTGAGACAGCGCTGCAGCAATGACTTGGATGGTGTGGATTGTTTGTTCtgcagttctggggattgagcctAGGGCCTCACTCGTTAGCTAAGCACTCTACTGcggagccacacccccagcccaagCAATCTGGTGTGTTAGCAGTTTGCTAAGATGGGAGCCTCACGCTCAAGGAAGATGTCAGACTATGACCcggggaaaacaaaaaacatcctCAGAGAGGCTTTCTACACATACCAAGGGCAAAGGGGATTTTCAGAATCTTTAGAAATGTAGAGTTTATAGAAACTACAGTATCTTAAGTTTTGAAAAAGCTAAGGCTGGGTGTGGCGGTTCATAACTGGgaatataatcctagcacttgaagcAGGAAAGACTGTCTCAAGTTTTAGGCCAGGATAGGCTACAATTAAACTCTatctaaaataacaac
The nucleotide sequence above comes from Peromyscus eremicus chromosome 13, PerEre_H2_v1, whole genome shotgun sequence. Encoded proteins:
- the LOC131923285 gene encoding myosin regulatory light polypeptide 9 gives rise to the protein MSSKRAKTKTTKKRPQRATSNVFAMFDQSQIQEFKEAFNMIDQNRDGFIDKEDLHDMLASMGKNPTDEYLDAMMNEAPGPINFTMFLTMFGEKLNGTDPEDVIRNAFACFDEEATGTIQEDYLRELLTTMGDRFTDEEVDELYREAPIDKKGNFNYIEFTRILKHGAKEKDD